ATTTGATTCGAAAAAGAATTCAGCATCGGGATTTAACCGTTAAGTATTTTCGTGTTGGAAAAAAGACCAATACAAACTTAGCTATTATGTACATGGATGGATTAGTAAACCCTGATGTTGTAAAGAAAATTGAGGATCGAATCAAACACATATCTGCAGATACGATTATCAGTCCAGGTTACATTGAAGAAATGGTAGAAGATAATTCGCTATCACCATTCCCTCAAATGCTCAATACGGAACGTCCTGACAGGGGAGCGGCGAATGTCTTAGAAGGACGAGTTATTTTACTCTCGGAAGGTAGCTCTACTTGTCTTGTGTTCCCTGTTACGTTCTTTACGTTTTATCAAACCCCGGATGATTATAACAGTCGTTGGATTTCAGGGACATTTTTAAGACTCATAAGATTAATGAGTTTTTTAATTGCGATTGGTTTACCGGCATTCTACATTGCCGTGGTAGGTTTTCACTTTGAGGTTATCCCAGATACGCTCGTCATCCCAATAAAAAGTGCAATTAACAATATAGCTTATCCCCCTATTATTGAAGCGTTAGTTATGGTCGTCATTATCGAGCTTATACGTGAAGCTGGGATCAGATTACCAAGTCCCGTGGGCCAAACGATTGGTATTGTAGGTGGTTTGGTCATTGGGGATGCCGTTGTAAAGGCTGGGCTCGTCTCAAATTTGATGGTAATTGTCGTAGCTCTTACAGCTATTGCTTCTTTCGTAGTGCCTTCGAACGAACTAAGTACAGCTTTACGCCTTTTAACGTTTCCATTGATTTTATTAGCCTCAACCTTTGGGTTCTTAGGTATTGTCTTTGGGTTCTTTGGTTTATTAATTCATTTATGCCGTCTTGAATCCTTCGGTAGCGCATATTTTGCACCTCTAGCTCCGTTGAGAGTAAAAGATTTAAAAGATACATTCATACGGCTTCCGTTATTTATGATGAGCAACAGACCGAAGGATGCGCAGCCTGTTAAGAGTGACACAGGAGAAGCATCGAGGGAGTGGAAGAAGAATGGCCGCAGTAGAAAATGAAATGATTACAAGAAGACAGTACTTCTTCTTCATTATACAAACCTTAATCGGAGTCGGAGTCTTAACCCTTCCTTATAACCTTCATCAGGTTGCAAAACAAGACGGTTGGATCTCTCTCTTAATCAGTGGTGTCATTATACAGCTTGTACTTATTTTAATGTGGGCGCTGGCTAGAAGGTTTCCACAACAACATCTATTTGAATATATCCCGTCTATTGTTGGGAAATTCTTTGGCGGGTTTCTAAATTTTCTCCTGATTCTTTATTCTCTAGCAGTAGCAGGGGTCATTCTTTTGTTATTTGACGAAATGATTCGGACGTGGCTCTTACCCAAAACCCCTTATTGGATTATTAGTCTTATGTTTATCGCATTAGGAATTTATCTTGTTTCCGGAAAGATAAAGGTGATGGCACGATTGTATGTATTTGTGTCATTGCTATTACCCATATTGGTTGTACTCCTTTTGTATGCGGCGAAAGATGGCCAGTGGGTCTATATGTTACCAATAGGTGAATCTGGGCTTCCTTCTATTTTGAAGGGAGTGTATCAATCCTCGTTATCGATGCTTGGATACTTAATTGTGCTTCTTTTGTTTCCGTATACGAAGGGGACACCGAAACAGAAACTGGGTACCATTTCCTTAGCGAATGGATTTGTCGTATTTTTTTATTTCCTTACCGTTTTTCTTTCTTTTATCTACTTTGGCACGGAGGAAATGAAGTATGTGAGTGAACCGGTTCTTTATATGCTGAAAGCTGTGGAGTTACCGATCATATCTAGAATTGATATGTTCTTTATATCCATTTGGATTGTGTCAGTGGCCACCACCTTATGTAGTTATTTGCTATTAGCAAGTAAAGGAGTCACGCAAGTTTTTTCGAAAATCTCCTACGAGCGTGCAGTCTTAGGTATCGGAGGAGTTTTATTTTGTATAACCTACTTTACTCCTAAAGACGAATCATGGTTGAACTCGCTAGATGACTATGTTTCATTCGTCGGTATGTGGTTTGGGGTGGGGCTTCCGATATTTTTATTGATTATAAGTCTCCTTTTTAAAAAGAAAAGTAATGCAGGGGGGCAGGGTTATGAACAGAAGCCATAAAGGAC
The nucleotide sequence above comes from Pontibacillus chungwhensis. Encoded proteins:
- a CDS encoding GerAB/ArcD/ProY family transporter yields the protein MAAVENEMITRRQYFFFIIQTLIGVGVLTLPYNLHQVAKQDGWISLLISGVIIQLVLILMWALARRFPQQHLFEYIPSIVGKFFGGFLNFLLILYSLAVAGVILLLFDEMIRTWLLPKTPYWIISLMFIALGIYLVSGKIKVMARLYVFVSLLLPILVVLLLYAAKDGQWVYMLPIGESGLPSILKGVYQSSLSMLGYLIVLLLFPYTKGTPKQKLGTISLANGFVVFFYFLTVFLSFIYFGTEEMKYVSEPVLYMLKAVELPIISRIDMFFISIWIVSVATTLCSYLLLASKGVTQVFSKISYERAVLGIGGVLFCITYFTPKDESWLNSLDDYVSFVGMWFGVGLPIFLLIISLLFKKKSNAGGQGYEQKP
- a CDS encoding spore germination protein, which gives rise to MRVRNWLRPKRASDQNQSGVVKEQDSPTKESSRSLKDNIDYISAELHHSHDLKVTHMDDNRQALLYFESLVDQEQIQNKIFIPLSNYPDRTIGQLQNQRKTTDLNDAIFALLSGCAVYIQEGNQEVSVFVVTMSNNRDMSEPDTEKVLRGSHEGLVESVMININLIRKRIQHRDLTVKYFRVGKKTNTNLAIMYMDGLVNPDVVKKIEDRIKHISADTIISPGYIEEMVEDNSLSPFPQMLNTERPDRGAANVLEGRVILLSEGSSTCLVFPVTFFTFYQTPDDYNSRWISGTFLRLIRLMSFLIAIGLPAFYIAVVGFHFEVIPDTLVIPIKSAINNIAYPPIIEALVMVVIIELIREAGIRLPSPVGQTIGIVGGLVIGDAVVKAGLVSNLMVIVVALTAIASFVVPSNELSTALRLLTFPLILLASTFGFLGIVFGFFGLLIHLCRLESFGSAYFAPLAPLRVKDLKDTFIRLPLFMMSNRPKDAQPVKSDTGEASREWKKNGRSRK